The Ignavibacteriales bacterium nucleotide sequence TCTGATAGTTATGTATTATTTGAGGGAACGGACTTTGATTTAGATTTAGCTCTTAATGAAGCTGAAAATTCCCTTATACAAACCGATAGCATTGTCCCTGCATTAAAAGAATATTTCAATTTCCCACCTGTTTCAGCTAAATCAGTTTATATAAACAAAGGCACACCAAGATTTTTTGAATATATAATATCTGATTCTCCAATTGTACTGCAACCGAAGGCTGAAATTGATGGTTTTATAAATATAATCTTTAATAGTAACGCACTAGTAAAAACCAAAACTATTTCAAAAGAATGTAATGAAGCAATATTATATGCGGTTAATAAAAGTTCTGAAAAAATAACAGATGAATTGAAAGAATTAGAAAAAATTAACCTTGTATATGAGAATATAACGGACGACAGAGTTGTTCTAAGAGAATTAAAAAATTTAAAAGAAGTTCATATTGATAATTTAAACAAGCTTGTAATCGATTCATTATTTTTTGAAGATGGTGTTGAATGGATATATAGGGGAGAAAAAATCAACATCAAATCGTATTCGGATTTAAATAAAAAACTATCAGAGATAATTAATGATGTTTATTATGCTACACCCATTTACAAAAATGAATTAAACAATCGTGAAAAAGTATCTTCAGTAATTATGCTTGCCAGTAAAGTATTGTTGCAGAACGTATTAAATATTTTGGGGAAAGAAGACTTGAGTTATGTAAAAAAAAATTACCCGCTATATAAAACTATCTATCAAAACTTTCTAAAATGTGATAATTTCTTTAGAAAATTAGTTTAAGAAATTGGATATGAAACTACCAGTGTCAAATACCCTTCCTATTAAATATCTTTCAGCAGTCTTTGATAATACAACCAACTCTTATAAGTTTTATTGGTTTTTAGGTATCCTTGAATGTCTTAAAAAATCCAACAAAGAAGAAATATTTATAGAAGATATTTTAATTGAGATGATTGCATGTGTGTGGTATCCAATAAATTACTTCAAACTTTCTTTCGGTAAACAAGATCAATTAGAGAAAATAGTTGTTGCATTAAAGAATGAATTAGAGTTTGAAAAAGACATTAGCAAAGATGATCTAATAAATCATTTGAAGGATAAGAGTAATAAAGGATTCATCAACCGATTATTATATGAGCTAAGAAGATATGTCCCTTTTAGATTTTTATCCCCATGGTACAATAATGAACTACGAGGGTTAGCTGATAATGACAAAAATAAAATTATACATTCAAATGCAAATAAAAATTTTAATCATCCAACAGAAATGCCCATTTATAAATTTTCGACTGAAAAGACAAAAATCATTTTAAATAATGAATGGTTTGATTATTTACTAATTCATTTAAGTATAGCAAAAGGATTTACCTTTTGGCATTTGATAAAATATTTACAAAAGAATAACCCAAATGTTCCTAACTTGCAAGAAAAATTATTCCCCCCTTTACTCAGAAAATTAACGATTGCTAAAAATTATTGGCAATTATATCTCGATAATTTCACTGATGTAAAATGCATTTACTCAAATCAAATATTGTATAAAAATAATATAAGCATAGATCACTACATCCCTTGGAGTTTTGTTGCACATGACCAATTGTGGAATTTATTGCCAGTAATTCCTGCAATTAATTCTTCTAAAAGTGATAACATTCCTTCTGATATTTATTTAGAAAGATTTTTAAATTTACAATATTCTGCTTTTCAATTTGCAATGAAAACTAAGTCAATTAGTAAAAAAATGCTTGAGGATTATTCGATCATTTTTAATGAAAACCTTAATAATATTTATTTGTTTAGCAGAAAAAGATTTATCGGGATATTAGCTGATAATATCAAACCAAATATGCAAATTGCTATTAACATGGGTTTCGTTGCCAATTGGAAATTTGATTGATGATTTATAAATCAAAAGATAATCCCAATTCTCATTTGACAGTTAAAGACAGAAAATATCCTTCTTTACCATTAAGATTTCTCTTTGAAAAGGGATTAATAGTAGGTGATATTCTGGACTATGGTTGTGGTTTAGGAAAAGACGTTGATCATTTAAAAAAATTAAATATTAATGTTGTAGGTTATGATCCATTTTATTTCCCAAATTATCCTCAAAATAAATTTAATACTATAATATGCTTTTATGTCTTGAATGTGCTTCTTCCTGAAGAACAATCTCATGTTTTAATGTCAATATCGGAATTATTAAAATTGGGTGGTAAAGCTTACTTTGCTGTAAGAAGGGATATAAAAAGAAATGGGTTTTTGTTTAATCCTAAGCATAAAGTAAAAACTTATCAATGTGATATTATTCTTCCATTCAAAAGTATCTTTAAAAATGAAAATACAGAAATTTATGAATATCAGCATTTCACTTTTCTAAATGTTTGCCAGCAAAATACAAGTCCCTTTTTTAATGGAAAAGAAGTAAGAGAATTGATAACCGAATCGGCAACAGCATTTGCAATATATGATAAATATCCTGTTTCAATTGGTCATGCTTTAATTGTCCCAAAACGTTTAATTTCTAATTTTTTTGATTTATCAAATCACGAACAAACCGCTTGTCTTATTGTTTTAAATAGAGTTAAAGCTATTATTGTAAATAAATATAATCCCGATGGATTCAACGTTGGAATAAATATAGGTGAGTATGGTGGTCAAACAATTTTACAAGCACATATTCATCTTATTCCTAG carries:
- a CDS encoding bifunctional class I SAM-dependent methyltransferase/HIT family protein → MIYKSKDNPNSHLTVKDRKYPSLPLRFLFEKGLIVGDILDYGCGLGKDVDHLKKLNINVVGYDPFYFPNYPQNKFNTIICFYVLNVLLPEEQSHVLMSISELLKLGGKAYFAVRRDIKRNGFLFNPKHKVKTYQCDIILPFKSIFKNENTEIYEYQHFTFLNVCQQNTSPFFNGKEVRELITESATAFAIYDKYPVSIGHALIVPKRLISNFFDLSNHEQTACLIVLNRVKAIIVNKYNPDGFNVGINIGEYGGQTILQAHIHLIPRYKNDILNPRGGIRAIIPNKKDY